One Anaeromusa acidaminophila DSM 3853 genomic window, ACAAACCCAAAAGAGATAGTAAACACCCCAGCCACAAAGAAACTTCCACACGCTGTCCCAAAAGAACGCCGCTTAAAGGAACAAGGACAATGTACAAGCTAGTTACAAAAGCCGCTTTACCGGCCGTTGTGTCAACAATGCCGATTTGCTGCAATGATGCTGCTAAAAACAAAATTAAACCAGCTATTACGCCGATTCCAAAGACGCGAAAAGAAGCTGTTCTTTTTTCAACTACAGTTTTGCGATGTTGCTGCCACCATAAGAGCGGCAGCAAGGACAACGCTCCTAGCAAAAAGCGAATACCATTAAAAGTAAACGGTTCGAGATATTCCATGCCCACTCGTTGCGCCACAAAGGCAAGTCCCCAAATACCGGCGGTCACAAGCAAAGCTGCATTGGCTTGCCATCTCATCGTCATTCACCGGAAAAAGAATGGTAGTAAACCCAATTCTCTTTACGTTTTGGTCCGCGCACTTCTTTGTTTTGCAACTGCTTATGTCCTAGAACAACTGCGTAAAGAGGACGGAAACCTTCGGGAACAGCTAGTTTTTCACACAAATCTTTTCCTTGACCATTGATAAAAGGGAAGCCGGCAAAACCAATCCAACAGCTTCCTAAGCCTAAACTTTCCGCCGTTAAAAGCATATTTTGCGTAGCCGCAGCGCAGTTAGCCTCCGTCATAATCGCATCTTCCTTGGCGGAAACTAAAATAGCGACAGGGGCGTGGTAGAAAATATCAAAATCCTTTTTAGCCAGCAATTTATGAATAAATGCCTCTGATGAATGTTGTGCAGCCTCACGAAAACGTTGATTCAACTCTGCAAACATATTCGTATCGCTAATAACCGTAAAAAACCAAGACTGTTGATTATGACCGCTAGGGGCCCAACGGCCTGCCTCCAAGATCGTTTCTAAATCAGTGCGAGACACTTTTTCCGCCGTAAATTTGCGCGTACTGCGACGGCTTTTTATCAAATCCAATAATTGTTCATTCATAATCATCACTCCCTTTTCTAGTTCCATCCGCTTTTTCCATTAAGGCCATATTGTCGAAAGAAAAAATCTCGCTTTCTTCAATATAACGACGGACCAT contains:
- a CDS encoding nitroreductase family protein, translated to MNEQLLDLIKSRRSTRKFTAEKVSRTDLETILEAGRWAPSGHNQQSWFFTVISDTNMFAELNQRFREAAQHSSEAFIHKLLAKKDFDIFYHAPVAILVSAKEDAIMTEANCAAATQNMLLTAESLGLGSCWIGFAGFPFINGQGKDLCEKLAVPEGFRPLYAVVLGHKQLQNKEVRGPKRKENWVYYHSFSGE